Within the Miscanthus floridulus cultivar M001 chromosome 2, ASM1932011v1, whole genome shotgun sequence genome, the region cctcaagcaaagcctAGACTAGCACGTacattgaagaactaccttatcaagagggaaaagaactcggatccagctcagaaactaccgacagctcaaccaaacaaagGATGAAATAccatacaagaagagctcggaagaggtacactgtatacatggcggagcagttagaacaacctctggaaccaccacagataccagatataaaatcttcaggCAAATCAGAAGGCGACATCTCGTTGGATGAGAAAAGTGACAGTAacaaaaatgatgagcaaaggctagcaagactaaagaagaataaATTGAAGGCTGGAAGAAGGAacagggctaaacaaaggaagcaaatctGGAATAAGTACAAGGCAGAACTAAcagaatacaacagaaagaaggcaaAAAGAGAAGCCAcaaaaagtacaaaaagggaaagaattgaagaattaacaaaggagttgcaCATCCTCATGAATAACGGAAAAACAAAGGAAGatcagaagaaagaagtcgggggatcagaaaaacaacccgacgaagaagttccacaggagccacaaggAGAGCAACCACCCAAAAAAATCAAGTTTTCAAAGGCTAGGACCAGTAGAGAGTGCTGATATTAATGGAAGGCAGGAACattactcaaagcaacaagaaagaggcaaaccagaattgagccaacgctaccaagacatatcaagaagatttgacaaagaagatgactacggagagtccgagttaaaagaagacatgtcttattacagaagggcaagatcaCCAGACTACGGAAGAACAgaaccatacgacagattcccttgtttcgtaggaagactacaaacattgaagctaccacacaaatttaaaccagcaaatcattccaagtatgatggcaaagtagaaccaagacaatggctaagagtttattcccaatctattgagttagccagaggagatgacgacatcaaggctctatttttcccaatggccctcgaagcaatgccactacaatggtttgacaaattgaggccaagatcaatcagatattgggaagacttgcaagaagctttctgcaacaactttgcaggcattattacccatccaatgatcGTAGTCAAGTTGAAAGGAGTAAGctaaaggagaggagaaagtctaagggaatactatagaagattcggagaattcagggctcaagtccatgACATTATCGACAGAGAAGTGATAGAAGCCTTTGCGGAAGGAATCTtagcaaactggcaatacaaagactatttcaatgagaacccaagaacaaatgaagatttcaagagggttgttgaaaaGTTGATTTCATCAGAAGAAAGAACCCGGCATCGGTTTGCTAGGGACAATCTAGAAAATAGAAGACCTAATTATAGACAGCAAGTCAAAAGGTCGAGGCAGGACaacatggtggcaaccacagacaacaagaGAAGATACAATGACAACAGCAACGATGGCAattacaatggcaactacaacaataacaacaacagtaacaacaatgggtacaacagtaatagcaactatcagagcaacaactaccgaggaagagcaccgaaaaacatagagaacatgccatgtcacatacacccaggaactagacacaagttagttgaatgcagcactttttagcggcaattcatgaagagagaaaataggaatcaaaacaactcggagcaaaagcaagaagaatccaagaaggaggagaagaaagctgaaggagattatcaaaAAACCCCAATGCCAATTAGCAGTAATATTctcaggtgttcctaacacatgAAGTAAAAGGCAAGAGAAAttagctcacagagccatcatggcagctgaaccagccaccccaagatatctagattggtcagagtaccccatccacttcacaagagaagaccaatggaccagtgcagcaaacgCAGGATGCTACCCACTGGTACTAGGTCCAACTATCATAGGAGtggcagtaactaaagtactcatcgacggagGAGTTGGGCTTAACATAATTTTCGCAGATACTCTCAGaaggatgaatctggattgtgaaggactaatgacaccaacaagcacaccattctatggaatagtacccagtagagcagctatgccacttggacagataaccctaccagtcacctttggcacaccagacaaataccggacggaattcatcaaatttgaagttgcggactttgaatcatgctaccacacaatacttgggagaccagctttaacaaaatacatagcagtgccacactatccatatctactactcaagatgccaacaacaaagggcgtattatcattgaaaggagatctaaagaaagcacatgattgcgacgtacaagcagtacaaatatccaaaagattacaagacataaaggaaggaaaggagattgcacTACTAGCCAACAAAATGAACCCGGATGAGATTCAaataccggctaagaagccaagcaactttgcaccaccaaaagaagctgctaccaagactattgacttgTTGACTGGTGACCCAGAGAAGatggcaatcatcagtgcaaatctcgatcccaaataggaactcacgctcaccaactttcttcgggacaacaaagatatcttcgctaggaagccggccgacatactaggggtcccaagaaagttggctgagcacataattgaagtgaacaaagggtccaaacccgttaagcagaaACTACAAAGATTCgctccagacagaaaagcagcaatcaaaaaagagatcaccaagctcatggcagcgggattcatcagagaaataatcaatcCGGATTGGCTTGCTAACCCGGTACTAgttgagaagaagaattcaaaagaatggcgcatgtgcattgactacacggacctcaacaaacattgctcaaaagatccatatgttccaccaaggattgatcaaatcattgactcaacagcaggattaGTTCTattatcctttctagattgctattcaggctatcatcaaatatctctaagagaagaagaccaaggcaAGACATTGTTCATTACAccatttggggcatattgctataaatcaatgccttttgggctaaagaatgcaggagcaacatatcaaagagcaattcaaacttgtttgGGGAATCAAGTCGGAAGGaatgcagaagcatacattgacgatgtggtaatcaagacaaaagaacccggatcattgatagaagacctcgaggagactttcaagaatctaaaagcatggcagtggaagctaaaccccacaaagtgtgtttttggggtcccatcagGATAACTACTCAGATTTCTAGTCAgcaaccgaggaattgaagcaagtacaaagcaagttaaagccatcatggatatgaaacctccaaagaaagttaaagacatacagaagcttacaggatgcatggcagcactaaacagattcatctcccgactaggagaaaaagggctaccttttttcaaattattgaaaaggtaggaaattttgaatggacagaagaggcagaagaagcattccaaaagttaaaagaatacctggcatcatcaccagtaatgacaccaccaaaaggcaaagaggacatgatgctatacattatagCAACCAAGAGCattgtcagcacagcaattgtggttgagagagaagaacccggacacgCTTACAAAGTGCAGAGgccagtctattacataagcgaagtactaacagaatcaaaagtgagatacccacatgtgcaaaaactactttatgcagtgttgatatcatcaagaaagctgagacattatttccatgaacacaagattacagtggtaaccaattttccacttcaagacattctacgtaacaaagatgcaacaggtcggatatcaaaatgggcagtagaacttggtgctctcaacctagacttcaaaccaagaacagcaatcaaatctcaagcattatccgactacattgctgaatggacagaaatcagtcaaaaagaacccaaaccaatacttgatcattggaaaatgtattttgacggttccctaaagttaggaggagctagagcaggagtgctattcatatcaccagaaggaagacagttaaagtatgtgctacaaatactttggcgggcaactaacaatgaagcagaatataaagcattaatacatggtctaagagttgcaagctcacttgggatcaaaaggctacttgtctacggtgatttagctgtagtaatcaatcaagtcaataaggattgggattgtataaaagacaatatggatgcatactgtgcagaagttagaaaattggagaaaattttccaagggctcgaaatccatcatgtactaagggattccaacgttgcagcagatgtgctagccaaattaggatcagatagagcaaaagtaccacctggTATATTTGTAGAAGAACTCACAACCCCATCTACCAAACAACCCAGGAACacagaaaaggagaaggagacaacagatccaatggaaatagatcaagcagaagaactaGACCAatcaaacatacattgattttatcaaagagaagaaactacccgaagacaaagcagaagcaacccgGGTTATACGAAgaggcaaaaactacgttctggtgggagacaaactatacaaaagagcagcatcatctaGAGTACTGCTTAAATATGTTccaacagataaaggaaaggaaaattttggatgaaatccactcaggatgttgtggaaatcatgcagcctctaggacactggtcggcaaagcatttataaccgggttctattggccaacagcactcaaagatgcagaagaacttgtcaaaaCATGCAaaaattgccaaatgtttgccagACAATCACATGTGCCCGCTcataatttgatatgcataccaccagcttggccgttctcatgctgggggctggatcaagtaggaccactcaaaaaagcaaaaggaggcttcgaatacatatttcTGGCAAttgacaaatttacaaagtggattgaatataaacctttggtcaaatacagtgcagaaaaggcagtggaattcatacaagacatcatgcataggttcggcatgcccaacagaataatcatggatcttggttcaccatttacagcaagagaatttcAATACTAGGCAAAAGATTGtggatagaaatcgactttgcatcagtagcacacccacatgccaatggacaagtcgaaagagcaaatggactcatattacaaggcttaaaacaaagattatatgaagatttgaaagattatggtggaaaatggatcgacgaactaccaaaagtagtatggggtttaagaacccagatcagcagagccaccggctactcacctttctttctggtctatggatcagaagcagtactactagccgacttgatatggctatctccaagaatagaacaatacaaAGAAGGCGAAGCCaaagaaacaaggcggttagaaattgattcaatagaagaaataagagacagtgcaataatccaaaatgcaagatatcagcaaggactacaaagacattatgacaaaagtactcagccccgatcactaaagccaggggactcagtattatgactaatccagaagaaagatggatgacacaaactactcagtccatgggaaggacccttcattgtGAAAAACGCaacaggacccggcacatacgagtcgatgactccagatgaaataccagtgaagaatacttggcatatcagccaactcaaaagattctacaattagtacaacatattgtactCAAGCTTCAAGAGAAATAAAGTGGAAATTCTTCAAGAAGAACAACTTCAGATATAAGTCCTGTCGAACCGACAAACCAACctgtaatcaggttggggataaAAGGGGCATCCCTGTTAACAACCAACCCGGAAATGGTTGCGCTACATGGGCaattttgtcactcaaccatatggagatggtttgACTAATGGCCAACGGccaatagcttcttgggtaaggagacccaagctagcatttgtcactctaccataaaaagagatggtacgactgacagccctgtccaacggatAGAActaacccgtaatcaggttggggaaaaaggggtagCCCTGTAGACAGCTCAACCCAGAAACGGTTGTTGCTAAACGGAtgcaatcgcttaccccaagagctagtacgattgcttacttaccctacaaacagccaacccagaaacggttgtgctatacgggtccgatcgcttaccccaagagctggtacgatcaTTTACTATGCCCAACAAGCGGCACTATCTACAAAAACAACtcgatcgcctaccccaagagcggtatgaTCGATTACTTTGCCCaaggagcggcacaagcactccaacaacccggtcacctaccccaagagtggtacgatcgactacttcgccaaaagagcggcacaagcactccaacaacccggtcacctaccccaagagtggtacgatcgactacttcgccaaaGGAGTGGCACAAGCACCCCAACAactcggtcacctaccccaagagtggtacgaccgactacttcgcccaaggagcagcacaagcactccaacaacccggtcacctaccccaagagcggtacgatcgactacttcgccaaaggagcggcacaagcactccaacaacttggtCGCCAACCCAAAGAGCAGTATAATCAAGCACTACACACAAAGAACAAGCGCAATCAACTCTACAACTCAGTCAAGCGACTACTTCACCCCAAGAGCGAAACAATCAGCAAAAACAACTCGGCCATTTACTCCAAGAGCAGTATGGTCGACCACTTCGCCCCAAAAGTAGGCACAAGTAACAAGTACAACTCAGGAGCTTACCCTCAAAACTACCCCGCCCCAAGAATGACGCAGATCTACAGTACAAATCGGTTGATTACCCCAAGAAAAGTATAATCAACTCCTTCAACTCTACTACATCACCAAGAGgaaacaagctatggcaaagcacgaaaaagccacaaggaaaaacaagtcgaAGCCTGCTCATATCAGACAAAGACAAATTCAAAAGCAGGGCAAATCTTGATCATATTCACAGAAACAAGTATATATTACAAGAAACCATAACTTCATTACACAAAATGTCTAAGGAGCTGGAGGCACAGTAGGAAGCACATTCATCTGTTCCAAGATTTGgtctgatagaccactaagctCTACTTTGGCCTCCTCCCACTATCTTGAAAACTCAGCCATTACAGAAGCTTTAGTAATCCACTCAAGAGGGGCATCAGGAGCAACAACCCAGACATAtgaaaccacattgttgatgcatcGATGAAAGCCACCCCTTACAAAATCATAAAACCAGGAAGAAAGCACCGGTATTATGCCTCCAAGGCCCAGATCTCTGTCTTCTCGCCGATAGACTGAAGCAATGATTGGAGCGACTGCAGCATAAAGAGCCCAGAATTGCTCATGGGTAGCCTTCAATTTCGCTTGCAGATCTCAAACAGATTTTATGGCCTGAACAAGATCTCGGTCAGCACCAGATCGTATCAATTTTGCCTGAGCAAGAATATCTTGGGTTTCTTTCAGTTTTAAATTAGCAAGGGTACTTACAGACTCAACCTGATTTTGTGAAGTACGGAGGGTGTCAGTCATCGCCTCCCTATCTTTCAACCAGTTTTCTTTTTCACGAGCAAGAGCTGAAAGAAAGCAAAtcaacaactcagaaaagaaaaaaagagcaaAACCAAGGGAAAGTAgtcgatcaacaaaagactaaCTTACCAGCTAGCCTCTCCTTCAAGTCAGAATTCTTAGCCTGAGCGGTATCACGCGCCTTCTCAGCATCAAGCACCTTGGCATTAAGGGCGGCCTCCGTCAGAGCACGCTGCTCCCTCTCATAAGTAAGGACAACTTTAGCCTGAGCCAGCTCATCTTCCTTTCTTTTCAAATTAGCCTCAGCAATGGCAGTAAATTGCGCCTCATGAGGACCGAACAAGACATCCTGATCTTGAAGTAAAGACTGCAAAGCAAAAATATGTGAGACAGAAGCAGAAGAAACCAATATCGAaagtcaaaaagaactcggatacctTAAGCTCAGCGCCATAAGCACCAGAAAAGGTTTCCCAAGAGGAAGCCAACTTGGCCAACCGTTCAACTCGACCAAGCTGAGCCATTTCTTCTCCTAAATGAGTTAGCAGAAGAGTACTCAGCCCAGATGCTGACGGCCGATCAGCATCGGCAGCAGAAGCAGGGGGAGGGTAGTTATCAGAACGCACACCCACTGCCACATCAACTCGAGCAGCAGCCTCGAGGGAGTACAATAGAGACGACCCAAGTGGTAGACGAGCAGCAGCAAAAATGCCCGAGGGAGTATCCACAACCTAGTGCTCCTCCTGAGAGGACACCAGGGCCCCAACATTCTATTCCTCAACATGTGGCTCAAGAGGAGCAACACGAGGAGGAGAAGCTACAAAAAGCAGAATTATAAGTCTACAAGGATATAGAATACATAAATTATACAAGAGACAGAAAGGCAAGGCAGAACAAGAGCTCACAAACAACAGATTCTTGTAAAGCTTTTTCAACACCAAGGGCTAGAGAAGACGAGGCATCCTCAGAAGGCCTGTATTTGAAAAAGAACCCGGATTAATCAAAGACAGAAGCAAAAATTATCAGGACAAAGAGAAAAGAAGTCAGAGCTTACTTGATAACCTTCTTGAAGCTACCTGCCACCCACGAGAAGCCAAGATTCGGAAGTGGCACATTGaacaaatcatcctcaaccacctcaaaggaagGGATTGGGATGGCCTCTAGAACAGAAGCAGACACAACTGTCACAGAAGGGGCACAGGGTGCCGGTTTATGACTATATTGAAAAAAGCAATTCAGTTATTTAGAAAATAAGTaaaaagacaagcacaaggaAATTTACAGCAGAAAACTTATGGGCAAGGAGTAAGGGGAACGTTATCATCAGACTCCTCCTCATGAACAATAACAAAGTGACCATCTATCAAAGCAACAAACAGAGCCCGGATTAGCAAGACAAATCAAAACAAAGCCAGGAAAACAACTCAGGAAAAGCTCAGCACAAGCTCACCTACGAGAATATTACCTGTTGGAGGATGTTGATGAGTTGAGCGTCGCCTCTTAGGCAACGACTGCTTAGAAGTAGCCTCAGTCCACCGCTTCCTAGATAACAAGATATATTGAGCAATCCGAGGATCAGGAACATACTCAACATAGGAGTGTTGACCTACAAATAAGCCAGTAGACAACCTAGCGGAAGAAGAACCCAGCCCGATGGCAGCAACTACCATAGGACCGgcaacagcatcatcatcttcatctccttcTTCGGCGGGCTCTTCAGCAGCCGCCTCTCCAGCTACGACAATAGCCACCTCGAGCCTAAAGGCCCGACCAAAACCCtacaagagaagaagaaagaagtcaaaaAAAAAGAATACGAAGTGCAAGAACCCAAAAGAACTCGGAGGAGAGTACCACTTACCTTAGGAGGAGGATGAGCAGCATCATACTCTTCAACACGAGCAGGCATTACAGAGACCCCACACAGAATACACCCCAGGCGTTCAAGAACGACCTCCTCAGGCAACTCGACATCAGGAACAAGTCAGGAAGAATCTGAGGGCCCAGTATATTCAAAGCCGTAATGCACCCTCTGCATAAAAGGTTGCACCCGGCGACGTAAGAAACTGGCAACTATACAATTGCTAGTCAAGCTTGCCTATTTAAGCACTGCAACTCGAGCGAGCACAGGCTTTAGAGCAGCACGCTCAGCAGAAGAGATTTTATCCTTCTAGATATGGAGGGGAATGGGAAGAATAGAGAGATCATGAGAAAAGGAAAGAGCAGGTTTTGAAATATAAAACCACTTCTCTGCCCAATTCCTGATAGAATCAGAGAGGGTAGGAGAAGGGAAAGAAACTCCCTGATGGGATTGGATAAGGCAGCAGTCGAGAAAAGGAGTATTATTTCTGTCTAACAAACGCACATGGAAAAAATgacgaaaaagaagaagatttgGAGGAATTCCAACGAAAACCTCGCAAAAATGCACgaaggtagaaagaaaaagaaccccgttaggggtaagatgatggatttgaatcccataggatccaagaaactcaagcaagaaatcggacAGGGGATAACAGAGCCCCGCCCGCACGAAAGGAACAAAAAGAACAGATTGATTCAGAGTGGGAGAAGAGACATCATGCTCACCAGGACCAGAGAAATTAGAGAGACATTTCTCTTGAAGAAGGCCATGAGCAACAAGTAGATCCAACTCCGCCTCCGAAGTTGACGGCTTGGGGAGTTGCCTCTGCATTTTCCGCATCGCAACAAATTTGGTGTTCTCGATCACCTTGAGCGCCGCCTCCTCATCGACAGACTTGTTCTTATTCTTGCTATTGTTCTTCGCCACCATCTTAGAAAAGCAAAGACAAGATTTGGATGGAAATAACAGGGGACCGAAGGCACAacagagctagggttttggctGAGATTGGGGAATTTTTTACAGCAAAGGCAAGTGGAGCAACAGTTATAGGGCAGTCATTTTTATAAAGGGAAAAATACATGGCCCACATGACCCAAGTGAAAACGGTCACCAAAAATTACCATTCCGCAATCAATGACATGCACAACGGAAAAAGAAAGCAACGGTCCGTTCAGATCTCAACGGTTAGATGCCAAAACCATTCACAAGGAAGCAACACAGAAAAAGGATACAACAAGTCAGCAACAATACTACACTGCAGCCAAAGCATGCAGATACAGAGAAGACCTCGGATGCAGTAATAGACAACTTGGACTCCAGCAGAAACCATCTTATTCATTATTTCTTTCACTCGGAGAACATTGAGATTATAATGGAGTACAAGATCTGATAAAttcaacaaagaaagcaaatGAGATCATTCTAGAGTGGCAGCAAAGAACCCAGTGGAATTAGAGGTTGCAACCCTTCGCACCAAGATTCGATATAACTAGCAGAATAAACAACAACCTAGATACATCACAACTACAGAGGATGAAGCAAATCCTAGGTTATGAACAGGGAGACAACCACGTTATGGATGAGCACACTGATATAGTTACCTCCAAACCAAGACCAGCAAACAACAAAgaccaaaggagtacaaatcaagaaTCTTCTACCGGCTTCTTCTCAACAGAGaagaacccggagaaggctcgggggctacaagtaC harbors:
- the LOC136536979 gene encoding uncharacterized protein — protein: MAEQLEQPLEPPQIPDIKSSGKSEGDISLDEKSDSNKNDEQRLARLKKNKLKAGRRNRAKQRKQIWNKYKAELTEYNRKKAKREATKSTKRERIEELTKELHILMNNGKTKEDQKKEVGGSEKQPDEEVPQEPQGEQPPKKIKFSKARTSREC